Proteins found in one Serinicoccus marinus DSM 15273 genomic segment:
- the cmk gene encoding (d)CMP kinase, with protein sequence MPSRPLTIAIDGPSGSGKSSVSKAVARELGLGYLDTGAMYRAVAWRCLDADVDLTDQQAVAQAARDLPLDILTDPDDQTLRVGGTDITDAIRETRVTSQVSAVATNLDVRAELRRRQREIVAAAREQQGGIVAEGRDITTVVAPDAEHRILVTASEEARLTRRSTELHGGADAEQVAATRDQIVRRDQQDSTVSAFMEAADGVVTLDTSDLSFDQVVAAVLALVRGEVEPERSPEHAGEAT encoded by the coding sequence GTGCCTTCTCGTCCCCTCACCATCGCCATCGACGGGCCCTCCGGGTCCGGCAAGTCCTCCGTGTCCAAGGCCGTGGCGCGGGAGCTGGGACTGGGCTACCTGGACACCGGCGCGATGTACCGCGCGGTCGCCTGGCGGTGCCTCGATGCGGACGTCGACCTGACCGACCAGCAGGCCGTGGCCCAGGCTGCGCGCGACCTCCCGCTGGACATCTTGACCGACCCCGACGACCAGACCCTGCGGGTCGGTGGGACCGACATCACTGACGCCATCCGCGAGACCCGCGTGACGTCGCAGGTCTCGGCCGTGGCCACGAATCTCGACGTGCGCGCCGAGCTGCGCCGGCGTCAGCGGGAGATCGTCGCCGCGGCCCGTGAGCAGCAGGGCGGCATCGTCGCGGAGGGCCGCGACATCACCACCGTCGTCGCCCCCGACGCCGAGCACCGCATCCTCGTCACCGCCTCGGAGGAGGCGCGCCTGACTCGCCGCTCCACCGAGCTGCACGGCGGCGCCGACGCCGAGCAGGTCGCGGCGACCCGCGACCAGATCGTGCGCCGCGACCAGCAGGACTCGACGGTCAGCGCCTTCATGGAAGCCGCGGACGGGGTCGTGACGTTGGACACCTCGGACCTGTCGTTCGACCAGGTCGTGGCGGCCGTGCTCGCGCTGGTCCGCGGCGAGGTCGAGCCGGAGCGCTCACCCGAGCACGCGGGTGAGGCCACCTGA